A window from Spiroplasma endosymbiont of Aspidapion aeneum encodes these proteins:
- the rpsU gene encoding 30S ribosomal protein S21, protein MPGIKVRDGEPIDKALKRFQKVAAVSKAESRKREYHLSKKEKRIFKQKQNKRYG, encoded by the coding sequence ATGCCAGGAATAAAAGTTCGAGATGGAGAACCAATTGACAAAGCTTTAAAAAGATTTCAGAAAGTTGCTGCCGTTTCAAAAGCAGAATCTAGAAAACGTGAATATCACCTTTCTAAAAAAGAAAAAAGAATTTTTAAACAAAAACAAAACAAAAGATACGGATAG
- the ytpR gene encoding YtpR family tRNA-binding protein, with translation MWLIKYISFYDTLICIMENKNHNNIVKKNNVHLLYWGDLLVGVNITSPNIEKNKKTRLFDSYLNSYVKNVLDELRIKKEEPVDKFIVCKVIECVGIEKTNLKKCQVDIANKIIQIVTNAKNIRRDMITVVATSGAFLNDGTFIDNSKIKNLTSEGMFCSPLTLGVDDLFDSEGIIDLEAKYYNNIGKGFFNLI, from the coding sequence ATGTGGCTAATTAAATATATCAGTTTTTATGACACACTAATATGTATCATGGAAAATAAGAATCATAATAATATTGTGAAAAAAAATAATGTTCATCTTTTGTATTGGGGTGACTTACTTGTTGGTGTGAATATCACATCTCCTAATATTGAAAAAAATAAAAAAACTAGGCTTTTTGATAGTTATTTAAATAGTTATGTAAAAAATGTATTAGATGAACTAAGGATAAAAAAAGAGGAACCAGTGGATAAATTTATTGTATGTAAAGTTATAGAGTGTGTTGGTATTGAAAAAACAAATCTAAAAAAATGTCAGGTAGATATAGCAAACAAAATAATTCAAATAGTTACGAACGCAAAGAATATAAGAAGGGATATGATTACAGTTGTGGCTACATCTGGTGCATTTTTAAACGATGGGACTTTCATTGATAATAGCAAAATTAAAAATTTAACATCGGAGGGGATGTTTTGTTCACCGTTAACTTTAGGTGTGGATGACTTATTTGATAGTGAAGGTATAATTGATCTTGAGGCTAAATATTATAATAATATTGGCAAAGGATTTTTTAACCTAATATAG
- a CDS encoding DegV family protein: protein MKIAILIDSSAYIEEEYINNTNIFLIPLKVVNGQITFNDTRINFIEQNLQNIICNKNSNIKTSMVPPGELEEIYDNILKKYDRIYHFPIAVNLSSMYASSVQLAKEDKYKDKIFVFGHYVTAAQLGDFAKYINVKCQENPALSPDEVQRELDNWAEQSWTYFIPSDIARLSKSGRTKTLLITLLKILRTRVCIEWAENPIKFAFSPKLSQIAEKICKHILSTYTKNQFTIKFHRAFYIENDSKEIRLMLKVFETHGFNIEVIDCPSVYLIHAGGESIGISIINDELKKVYQK, encoded by the coding sequence ATGAAAATAGCAATCCTTATTGATTCATCTGCATATATAGAAGAAGAATATATAAATAATACCAATATCTTTTTAATTCCGTTAAAAGTTGTTAATGGGCAGATAACATTTAATGATACACGCATAAATTTTATAGAACAAAATTTACAAAATATAATTTGTAATAAAAATAGTAACATTAAAACAAGTATGGTTCCACCTGGAGAACTTGAGGAAATATATGATAATATATTGAAGAAATATGACAGAATTTATCATTTTCCAATTGCGGTCAATCTATCAAGCATGTATGCATCATCTGTTCAATTAGCTAAAGAAGATAAATATAAGGATAAAATTTTTGTATTTGGCCACTACGTAACTGCAGCACAACTAGGTGATTTTGCAAAATATATCAATGTTAAATGTCAAGAAAATCCCGCACTATCTCCAGATGAGGTACAAAGAGAACTTGACAACTGAGCGGAACAGTCTTGAACATATTTTATACCAAGTGATATTGCGCGTCTATCTAAATCTGGTAGAACAAAAACATTACTAATAACATTATTAAAAATTTTAAGAACTAGAGTTTGTATTGAATGGGCTGAAAATCCAATCAAATTTGCATTTTCACCAAAACTTAGTCAAATTGCAGAAAAAATATGCAAGCATATTTTATCAACATATACTAAGAATCAGTTTACAATTAAGTTCCATAGGGCTTTTTATATTGAAAATGATAGTAAAGAAATAAGATTAATGTTAAAGGTGTTTGAGACACACGGTTTTAATATAGAAGTGATTGATTGCCCTTCAGTTTATCTTATTCACGCTGGTGGTGAGTCAATTGGAATATCAATTATAAACGATGAATTAAAAAAGGTTTATCAAAAATAA
- a CDS encoding phosphopantetheine-binding protein produces the protein MEMIDKIKKALKDKGVKIAVSKNSNVKELGIDSLDLMDLVLLLEEDEGVQIPDSTLTEIKTIGDLIKAVEDLK, from the coding sequence ATGGAAATGATTGATAAAATAAAGAAAGCATTAAAAGACAAAGGTGTTAAAATAGCAGTATCAAAAAATAGCAATGTTAAAGAGTTGGGGATTGATTCTTTAGATTTAATGGATCTTGTTTTATTACTTGAAGAAGATGAAGGTGTTCAAATTCCTGATAGTACATTGACAGAAATTAAAACTATTGGAGACTTAATTAAAGCCGTTGAAGATCTAAAATAG
- the rpsD gene encoding 30S ribosomal protein S4, protein MSRYRGSIFKKARRYGFSVLENGKEFSKGKKRTSAPGQHGEKRVKLSEYGQQMQEKQKVKFIYGLTERQFRNTYSRAKKIPGITGTNFLQQLESRLDNIVYRMGIAATRQGARQFVNHGHILVDGKRVDIPSYSVKPGQKIKIRDKMKKNPKVIESLNLALTTLPFVSFDKTKFEGEYVRLPERDELNRDINEALVVEWYNLLIK, encoded by the coding sequence ATGTCAAGATATAGGGGATCAATATTTAAAAAAGCAAGAAGATATGGATTTTCTGTTTTAGAAAATGGAAAAGAATTTTCTAAAGGAAAAAAAAGAACTAGTGCTCCTGGGCAACATGGTGAAAAAAGAGTAAAATTATCTGAATATGGACAACAAATGCAAGAAAAGCAGAAGGTTAAATTTATTTATGGACTAACTGAAAGACAATTTAGAAATACATATTCTAGAGCAAAAAAAATACCAGGAATTACAGGTACAAATTTTTTACAACAATTAGAATCAAGATTGGATAACATTGTTTATAGAATGGGAATAGCAGCAACAAGACAAGGTGCTAGACAATTTGTGAATCACGGTCACATTCTTGTTGATGGTAAAAGGGTAGATATTCCTTCATATTCTGTAAAACCAGGACAAAAAATAAAAATTAGGGATAAAATGAAAAAAAATCCAAAAGTTATAGAGTCACTAAACCTAGCGTTAACAACATTGCCATTTGTTTCATTTGATAAAACAAAGTTTGAGGGTGAATATGTTAGATTACCAGAAAGAGATGAATTAAATAGAGATATTAATGAAGCTCTTGTTGTTGAATGATATAACCTATTGATCAAATAG
- a CDS encoding septation ring formation regulator EzrA, translating to MGILKIVEIFILLFIATFAFFIAVWFMNKQNNYRLIIRNIALSFDLIENIQKLPIKTKIIRLKNLLITSEGEFDAQNEYWAWRFKYELIHNNEKFLIGIILQINKLLSSKETLNSNKIAVRKSEIIYKKVVEIMDDCKKIDNEIRDIFLTETIQKNEIISLKDLYSIVKHHFGLLRLDKIYNHENILRLEGGISSLFKEFNILINEGKYISSCDILSKIEVSLSFFFKKLDTAPAAATKLLIEYPRRLKELNEKMFDQPSQDFVDGISEIKELISRAVNALSTLKNSVIFKCINKIEKKLRALSIYARIEENLKENLERELPEIEYVIMNIMQIAAELNKIILSLKDVKLKTPIEITIFEKTYSDLEKLKRKFQSIKPSYSSINEEISDYQTKNSKAIEVIEELLKIFYSLKDTSRFISTKIINIGQLEEKIRSIDSWATKCSVKINQNKKIIILHNKLEKVFEIKNQIKIFTRDYFDKLSTNEELNKISRQISNLEHDVMICDHEIDHLIFMSKLSQKLLGYCTRYAGIIGQKELLEIQSSIEGGDIFKAVNNAISILISIKNSRKVM from the coding sequence ATGGGAATTTTAAAGATAGTTGAGATATTTATATTATTGTTTATAGCAACTTTTGCATTTTTTATTGCCGTTTGATTTATGAACAAACAAAACAACTATAGATTAATAATTAGAAATATTGCATTATCATTTGATTTAATTGAAAACATACAAAAATTACCAATTAAGACAAAAATTATTCGTTTAAAGAATTTATTAATAACTTCTGAAGGAGAATTCGATGCACAAAATGAGTACTGAGCGTGACGATTTAAATATGAATTAATTCATAATAATGAAAAATTTCTTATCGGAATTATTCTTCAAATAAACAAGTTGTTATCAAGCAAGGAGACTTTAAATTCTAATAAAATAGCAGTTAGAAAGTCTGAAATAATTTACAAAAAGGTTGTCGAAATCATGGATGATTGTAAAAAAATAGACAATGAAATCAGAGATATTTTTCTAACTGAGACTATTCAAAAAAATGAAATAATATCTTTGAAAGATCTATATAGTATTGTTAAACATCATTTTGGACTCTTAAGACTAGATAAAATATATAATCACGAAAATATATTACGCCTTGAGGGAGGGATATCATCTCTTTTTAAGGAGTTTAATATTTTAATAAATGAAGGAAAATATATTAGTTCTTGTGATATTTTATCTAAAATAGAGGTATCTTTAAGTTTCTTTTTTAAGAAATTAGATACTGCCCCAGCAGCAGCAACTAAATTGCTAATTGAGTATCCAAGAAGATTAAAGGAATTAAATGAAAAAATGTTTGACCAACCATCTCAGGATTTTGTCGATGGTATTTCAGAAATAAAAGAATTAATATCTAGAGCAGTAAATGCGTTATCTACTCTAAAAAATAGCGTGATATTTAAATGTATTAATAAAATAGAAAAAAAATTAAGAGCATTAAGCATTTATGCTCGCATTGAAGAGAATCTAAAAGAAAATCTTGAACGTGAACTTCCAGAGATTGAATATGTAATTATGAATATAATGCAAATTGCTGCTGAATTGAATAAAATTATATTATCATTGAAGGATGTTAAGTTAAAAACTCCGATTGAAATAACTATCTTTGAAAAAACTTACAGCGACCTTGAGAAACTAAAGAGAAAATTTCAGTCAATAAAACCTTCTTATTCATCAATAAATGAGGAGATTTCGGATTATCAAACAAAAAATAGCAAAGCGATAGAGGTTATAGAAGAATTGCTAAAAATATTTTACTCATTGAAAGACACCTCACGATTCATATCAACAAAAATAATAAACATAGGTCAGTTAGAAGAAAAAATAAGAAGTATAGATTCTTGAGCTACAAAATGTTCTGTTAAAATAAATCAAAACAAAAAAATTATAATACTTCATAATAAGTTAGAAAAAGTATTTGAAATTAAAAATCAAATAAAAATTTTTACGCGAGATTACTTTGATAAATTATCTACAAATGAAGAACTAAATAAAATATCAAGGCAAATTTCTAATTTAGAACACGATGTTATGATTTGTGATCATGAAATCGACCATTTAATTTTTATGAGTAAATTGTCTCAAAAATTACTTGGGTATTGCACAAGATATGCGGGAATAATTGGTCAAAAAGAACTATTAGAAATACAAAGCAGTATTGAAGGTGGGGATATATTTAAGGCTGTTAATAATGCTATTAGTATATTAATAAGCATAAAAAATAGTAGAAAGGTTATGTAA
- the thiI gene encoding tRNA uracil 4-sulfurtransferase ThiI, with product MRTILVRYGELTLKGRNKREFISCLISNIKVKLKEYKSDLIYKKDFNSLNIYVINDIIMQNVLEILQKIFGIYSLSIVDIVPKDINKINDKVLSIFSEEHKLSFKVESERKDKSFPIQSPDLKKIVASHILRNIKGLTVDLHNPDILLTIVIKNDGAYIFTNRVKCLGGLPVGITGTGLSLLSGGIDSPVASYLSLKRGLKIDFLHFITPPFTKNESLEKVKDLTMILRKYNYYSFSLYVCDFSDFLNELSHISDDSYRITLMRRAFIKIANLLCKKINAQTIITGESLGQVASQTIESINTINSVSDLPILRPLICYDKSEIIEVSKNINTYQTSILPFSDACSLFVPKNPTTKPKIVYAEKLESEIMFDHFIDYTFKNKIKKMYIDRDGNWNEKQD from the coding sequence ATGAGAACTATCCTTGTCAGATATGGTGAACTAACATTAAAAGGAAGAAATAAACGAGAGTTTATTTCCTGTTTAATTTCAAATATCAAGGTTAAACTTAAGGAATATAAAAGTGATTTGATTTATAAAAAAGATTTCAATAGTTTAAACATTTATGTAATTAATGATATTATTATGCAAAATGTGTTAGAAATATTGCAAAAAATTTTTGGGATATATTCATTGTCTATAGTAGATATTGTACCCAAGGATATTAACAAGATAAATGATAAAGTTCTATCAATATTTTCTGAGGAACATAAATTATCTTTTAAAGTTGAATCTGAAAGAAAAGACAAGTCATTTCCAATTCAATCTCCAGATTTAAAAAAAATTGTAGCAAGTCATATTTTAAGAAACATTAAGGGTCTAACGGTTGACCTTCATAATCCAGACATTCTTCTGACTATAGTGATTAAGAACGATGGTGCATATATATTTACAAATAGAGTAAAATGCTTGGGGGGGTTACCTGTTGGAATTACTGGAACAGGGTTAAGCTTATTAAGTGGAGGCATTGATTCCCCAGTAGCAAGTTATCTATCACTTAAACGAGGGTTAAAAATTGATTTTCTGCATTTTATAACTCCACCATTTACAAAAAATGAAAGTTTAGAAAAAGTAAAAGATTTAACAATGATATTAAGAAAATATAATTATTATAGTTTTTCTCTCTATGTTTGTGATTTCTCAGATTTTTTAAATGAATTATCACATATTAGTGATGATAGCTACCGCATAACATTAATGAGAAGGGCGTTTATAAAAATAGCAAATCTACTTTGTAAAAAAATAAATGCTCAAACAATTATTACAGGTGAATCACTTGGGCAAGTTGCCAGCCAAACAATTGAATCTATTAATACAATAAATAGTGTTAGTGACCTTCCAATCCTAAGACCATTAATTTGTTATGATAAATCAGAAATTATTGAGGTTTCTAAAAATATAAATACATACCAAACAAGCATCTTGCCGTTTAGTGATGCTTGCTCTCTATTTGTTCCAAAAAATCCGACTACAAAACCTAAAATTGTTTATGCTGAAAAATTAGAATCTGAAATTATGTTTGATCATTTTATTGACTACACATTTAAAAATAAAATAAAGAAAATGTATATAGACAGGGACGGAAATTGAAATGAAAAACAAGACTAA
- the dnaE gene encoding DNA polymerase III subunit alpha codes for MNLPNVKTSYNFLKSLISINDYIEFAKQNNFEAVFLTDELYMYGVCEFVIKAKDNNIKSIIGFSLSFSNCEILIYAKNKNGFKQCCSLSNYFQSLQNYRYDKVENHIIKILTDTNECYIIFTPYNISSFNCFNKIIHEFDCSYIYGLCKKNINLIKQFETNYIWSNRINYLSPNDGDCYKAIRAIDKNVLYDDISIKEESHFLNREELSPFINHKIHEQNMKRIISIVDFDIFNEKENNFVKFNDLNIENFFRQKSQEKIDLMIKEGTIDKNIREKYISRIDYELRIISDLKFLEYFYVVYDFIEFSNKNNILIGPGRGSAAGSLLSFCLDITIVDPIKYDLLFERFLNKDRATKPDIDVDIQDDRREEVINYLYKKYGKEHFANIVTFQNIGIRQALRDCSRIFPNEKNIIEFIVKKSKSTDYKQFDNDLKNVKEWELFKKENKLIISIIEKIVGLPRQTSTHASGVVFSYKKLIDIIPVKTTFDSIMQTQVPMDYIEKFGLIKMDILGLKNLTILNEILKTENIGRHDLLKIPLDNKEAYTIFQKSDTEGIFQFESSGIKNVLSQINPINIQEISDASALFRPGPQKYIEIYVRNKANKDTIKFLNDELRNILFPTYNVIVYQEQLMKLLQVVANFTLNDADIIRRSISKKNIELMNKYKDKFIRGGQYNNYSSDDIESIWQMILEFADYGFNKSHAICYALVSYWLAYYKANKPELFYIVQLNHLSPGDEKYKKYIYEIKNKKIDFEKPNINKLSPIFALNQKNIVIPISAIKNISRSFTDKICSIKIEKTSILNTIKKMQEFYIDINILRSLFAVGYFDSYGYPRKQLIHMVEKFFILSKITREFEIEVINDFVDSSSYISMLEEEYLGFTITGDLFLEFREQNKNIDTISFLEGKNASSAQIFGVVKYVREIKTKHGDLMAFVNLFDGTGSIDFTIFPEDYKLCKSKIIEKKLVILNIKRNIYKDQEKFILANKDVKNVIIEKKDKIWF; via the coding sequence ATGAATCTACCCAATGTTAAGACATCTTATAATTTTTTAAAATCACTTATTTCTATAAACGACTATATAGAATTTGCCAAACAAAATAACTTCGAAGCAGTTTTTCTAACAGATGAATTATACATGTATGGTGTTTGTGAATTTGTAATAAAAGCAAAAGATAATAATATCAAATCAATAATAGGTTTTTCGTTATCCTTTTCTAATTGTGAAATACTGATATATGCAAAAAATAAAAATGGGTTTAAACAATGTTGCAGTTTATCTAATTATTTTCAATCTCTGCAAAATTATAGGTATGATAAAGTTGAAAATCATATTATTAAAATTCTCACTGATACAAATGAATGCTATATTATCTTTACACCCTATAATATCAGTTCTTTTAATTGCTTCAATAAGATAATACATGAATTTGACTGCTCATATATTTATGGTTTATGTAAAAAAAATATAAACCTTATTAAGCAATTTGAAACTAATTATATTTGGTCAAATAGAATAAATTATCTAAGTCCTAATGATGGTGATTGTTATAAAGCAATTAGAGCCATTGATAAGAACGTTTTATATGATGATATTTCAATTAAAGAGGAATCACATTTTTTAAATAGAGAAGAATTATCACCATTTATTAATCATAAAATTCACGAGCAAAATATGAAGAGAATTATTAGTATAGTTGATTTTGATATATTTAATGAAAAAGAAAATAATTTTGTTAAATTTAATGATCTAAATATTGAGAATTTTTTTAGACAAAAATCACAGGAAAAAATTGACTTAATGATAAAAGAGGGTACTATTGATAAAAATATTAGAGAAAAATACATCAGTAGAATTGATTATGAGTTGAGGATAATATCAGATTTAAAATTTTTGGAATATTTTTATGTCGTTTATGACTTTATAGAATTTTCAAATAAAAATAATATTTTAATTGGCCCTGGTAGAGGTAGCGCTGCTGGAAGTCTATTATCTTTTTGTTTAGATATTACAATAGTTGACCCAATTAAATATGACTTACTATTTGAAAGATTTTTAAATAAAGATAGAGCAACAAAACCTGATATAGATGTAGATATTCAAGATGATAGAAGAGAAGAAGTTATTAATTACTTATATAAAAAATATGGTAAGGAACATTTTGCTAACATTGTTACATTTCAGAATATAGGCATTAGACAAGCTTTAAGGGATTGTTCAAGAATTTTTCCAAACGAAAAGAATATCATTGAATTTATAGTCAAAAAATCAAAGTCAACTGATTATAAACAATTTGACAATGATTTAAAAAATGTTAAAGAATGAGAACTATTTAAGAAAGAAAACAAACTTATTATATCTATTATTGAAAAAATAGTTGGTTTGCCCAGACAAACAAGTACGCACGCTTCCGGGGTTGTATTTTCATATAAAAAATTAATTGACATCATTCCAGTTAAAACAACATTTGATAGTATAATGCAAACGCAAGTTCCAATGGATTATATTGAAAAATTTGGTCTTATTAAAATGGATATTTTAGGTTTAAAAAATTTAACAATTTTAAATGAAATTCTTAAAACAGAAAATATAGGAAGACACGATCTTTTAAAAATACCATTAGACAATAAAGAGGCATATACTATATTTCAGAAAAGTGACACAGAGGGGATTTTTCAATTTGAATCATCAGGAATTAAAAATGTTTTAAGTCAAATTAACCCGATTAATATACAAGAAATATCAGATGCAAGTGCACTATTCAGACCGGGGCCACAAAAGTATATCGAAATATATGTTAGAAATAAAGCAAATAAAGATACAATTAAGTTTTTAAACGATGAATTGAGGAATATTTTATTTCCAACATATAATGTTATTGTATATCAAGAACAATTAATGAAATTACTTCAAGTAGTTGCTAATTTTACACTTAATGATGCTGATATAATAAGAAGGAGTATATCCAAAAAAAATATCGAATTAATGAACAAATACAAAGATAAGTTCATACGCGGAGGACAGTATAATAATTACTCAAGTGATGATATTGAATCTATATGGCAAATGATATTAGAGTTTGCAGACTATGGTTTTAATAAATCACACGCTATATGTTATGCACTAGTTAGTTATTGATTGGCATATTATAAAGCAAACAAACCAGAATTATTTTATATTGTGCAATTAAATCACTTGTCTCCTGGGGATGAAAAATATAAGAAATATATATATGAAATAAAAAATAAAAAAATTGATTTTGAGAAACCAAATATTAATAAATTGTCTCCTATATTTGCATTAAATCAAAAAAACATTGTGATACCCATTTCCGCTATTAAAAATATATCAAGGTCCTTCACTGATAAAATATGTAGTATTAAAATTGAAAAAACCTCAATATTAAATACAATTAAAAAAATGCAAGAATTTTATATTGATATAAATATTCTAAGGTCACTATTTGCTGTCGGATATTTTGATTCATATGGATATCCAAGAAAGCAACTTATTCATATGGTGGAAAAATTTTTTATTTTATCAAAAATTACTAGAGAATTTGAAATAGAAGTTATTAACGATTTTGTTGATAGTTCAAGTTATATTTCTATGTTGGAAGAAGAATACTTGGGTTTTACAATTACGGGTGATTTATTTTTAGAATTTCGGGAACAAAATAAAAATATAGATACTATATCTTTTTTAGAAGGCAAAAATGCAAGTTCAGCACAAATTTTTGGAGTAGTAAAATATGTTAGAGAAATAAAGACAAAACACGGTGACCTTATGGCATTTGTAAATTTGTTTGATGGTACAGGATCGATTGATTTTACAATTTTTCCAGAGGATTATAAATTATGCAAGTCAAAAATAATTGAAAAAAAATTAGTTATTCTTAATATTAAAAGAAATATATATAAAGACCAAGAAAAATTTATTTTAGCTAATAAAGATGTTAAAAATGTTATCATAGAAAAAAAGGATAAAATATGATTTTAA